A stretch of Plasmodium chabaudi chabaudi strain AS genome assembly, chromosome: 14 DNA encodes these proteins:
- a CDS encoding cytochrome c, putative, with amino-acid sequence MNLFKNKKDIDDDDFQANFVLPPGDKVKGEKLFKKHCKQCHSIAPDNSQTNSGFTSWGPSLFNVYNRTAGMSKGNSPFQVSPDMETSGIIWNDVNLMRYMRNPKQFVEANIGMNFKGIANFQDRVDIVHYLKTLTYDDPHGQEIIKKFSNKSK; translated from the coding sequence atgaatttatttaaaaataaaaaggatataGATGATGATGATTTTCAAGCTAATTTTGTATTGCCCCCGGGAGACAAGGTTAAAGGTGAAAAACTTTTCAAAAAACATTGTAAACAATGTCATTCAATAGCACCAGATAATAGCCAAACCAATTCAGGATTTACCAGTTGGGGCCCTTCTTTATtcaatgtatataatagaaCAGCAGGAATGAGCAAAGGGAATTCACCATTTCAAGTTTCACCAGATATGGAAACATCGGGGATTATATGGAATGATGTAAATTTAATGAGATATATGAGAAATCCAAAACAGTTTGTTGAGGCAAATATTGGTATGAACTTTAAAGGAATCGCAAATTTTCAAGATAGAGTTGACAttgttcattatttaaaaacacTAACTTATGATGACCCTCACGGCCAAgaaataatcaaaaaattttccaataaatcaaaataa
- a CDS encoding M1-family alanyl aminopeptidase, putative produces MVTKKLLSFNLFLIIVLTFENLSFVKKNTCMINNTIRPNSCGIVNRVLREKSQQHSSKIPKILPFIRNFSLKKYITGDQLQKNILNHINKLSGAHLFQGSKSQLSSITNNKFVGDATKSALGFVSNIGTDISGNKKTNLGRMLCEGHNNNGGEVTSTENAILKNSKDPQIHYRTDYKPSGFTIDTVTLNINIFDNETTVRSSLSMCTNDNYANEDLVFDGVGLSIKEININDNKLTEGEDYTYDNEFLTVFAKNVPKGNFVFVSEVIIHPETNYALTGLYKSKDIIVSQCEATGFRRITFFIDRPDMMAKYDVTLTADKTKYPVLLSNGDKLNEFDIPGGRHGARFNDPHLKPCYLFAVVAGDLKFLSDKYVTKFTKKPVELYVYSEEKYVSKLKWALECLKKAMKFDEDYFGLEYDLSRLNLVAVSDFNVGAMENKGLNIFNADSLLASKKTSIDFSFERILTVVGHEYFHNYTGNRVTLRDWFQLTLKEGLTVHRENLFSEQTTKTATFRLTHIDILRSVQFLEDSSPLSHPIRPESYISMENFYTNTVYDKGSEVMRMYQTILGDEYYKKGISIYLKKHDGGTATCEDFNEAMNEAYQMKNGNKEENLDQYLLWFSQSGTPHVTAEYSYDANAKTFTIKLSQVTYPDDNQKEKFPLFIPVKVGLISPKDGKDVIPEVVLEFKKDKDTFVFENIEEKPIPSLFREFSAPVYIKDNLTDEERIILLKYDSDAFVRYNVCIDLYMKQIIKNYNEFLSQKTKEANGLEHSLTPVSEDFINAIKHLLEDKHSDPGFKAYIIALPRDRYIMNYIKEVDPIILADTKDYIYKQMGNRLNPILFSIFQDTESKANDMTHFKDESYVDFDQLNMRKLRNSIMVMLSKAQYPHMLKYVKDQAQSPYPSNWLASLSASAYFTGDDYYNLYDKTYNLSKNDELLLQEWLKTVSRSDRSDIYNIIKKLETEILKDSKNPNNIRAVYLPFTSNLRAFNDISGKGYKLMADVIMKVDKFNPMVATQLCDPFKLWNKLDLKRQALMHDEMNRMLSMDNISPNLKEYLLRLTNKM; encoded by the coding sequence ATGGTAACGAAGAAACTTTTGagttttaatttattcttGATAATAGTATTAacttttgaaaatttaagcttcgttaaaaaaaatacttgCATGATAAATAATACTATACGACCAAATTCATGCGGTATAGTAAATCGTGTGTTAAGGGAAAAATCACAACAACATTCCTCAAAAATACCAAAAATCTTACCCTTCATTagaaatttttcattaaaaaaatatatcactGGTGAccaattacaaaaaaatattttaaatcataTTAATAAACTTAGTGGTGCACATTTATTTCAAGGTTCAAAATCTCAATTATCATCCATAACAAATAACAAATTTGTTGGTGACGCTACTAAATCAGCTTTGGGATTTGTAAGTAATATTGGAACTGATATATccggaaataaaaaaactaatCTTGGTAGAATGTTGTGTGAAggtcataataataacggAGGTGAAGTTACCTCTACAGAAAATGCAATTCTCAAAAATTCAAAAGATCCACAAATCCATTACAGAACAGATTACAAACCAAGTGGATTTACAATTGATACTGTtacattaaatattaatatttttgataatgaAACAACTGTTAGGTCATCCTTAAGTATGTGCACTAATGATAACTATGCTAATGAAGATCTTGTTTTTGATGGTGTAGGATTATCtattaaagaaataaatattaatgataataaattaactGAAGGTGAAGATTATACATATGataatgaatttttaaCAGTATTTGCAAAAAATGTACCAAAAGGAAATTTTGTATTCGTATCTGAAGTTATTATTCACCCTGAAACTAATTATGCCTTAACTGGTTTATACAAATCTAAGGATATCATTGTATCTCAATGTGAAGCTACTGGTTTCCGTAGaatcacattttttattgatagACCAGATATGATGGCTAAATACGATGTTACTTTAACCGcagataaaacaaaataccCAGTATTATTAAGTAATGGTGATAAGCTTAATGAATTTGACATTCCAGGAGGTCGACATGGAGCTAGATTTAATGACCCACACTTAAAACCATGCTATTTATTTGCTGTAGTTGCTGGTgacttaaaatttttaagcGATAAATATGTTACAAAATTTACTAAAAAACCTGTcgaattatatgtatatagtgaagaaaaatatgtatcCAAATTAAAATGGGCCTTAGAATGCTTAAAGAAAGCTATGAAATTTGATGAAGATTATTTTGGATTAGAATATGATTTATCAAGATTAAATTTAGTTGCCGTATCCGATTTTAATGTAGGTGCTATGGAAAATAAAggattaaatatattcaatgCAGACTCTTTATTAGCATCTAAAAAAACATCCATTGATTTTTCATTCGAAAGAATATTAACAGTTGTTGGTCATGAATATTTCCACAACTATACTGGTAACAGAGTCACATTAAGAGATTGGTTTCAATTGACTTTAAAAGAAGGTTTAACTGTACACAGAGAAAATCTTTTTTCTGAACAAACAACTAAAACAGCTACATTCAGATTAACCCACATTGATATATTAAGAAGTGTACAATTTTTAGAAGATTCATCACCCTTATCTCACCCTATCAGACCAGAATCATATATTAGTATGGAAAACTTTTATACTAATACTGTATATGATAAAGGAAGTGAAGTTATGAGAATGTATCAGACTATTTTAGGAGATGAATATTACAAAAAGGGTATCAGtatatacttaaaaaaGCATGATGGTGGTACAGCTACTTGTGAAGATTTTAATGAAGCTATGAATGAAGCAtatcaaatgaaaaatggaaataaagaagaaaatttagatcaatatttattatggtTTTCACAAAGTGGTACTCCTCATGTAACAGCTGAATATAGTTATGATGCAAATGCAAAAACATTTACAATCAAATTATCACAAGTTACATATCCAGATGATAaccaaaaagaaaaattccctttatttattccaGTAAAAGTTGGTTTGATTAGCCCAAAAGACGGTAAAGATGTTATTCCTGAAGTTGTTTTAGAATTTAAGAAAGACAAAGATACTTTTGTATTCGAAAATATTGAAGAAAAACCTATCCCATCCTTATTTAGAGAATTCTCAGCAcctgtatatattaaagatAATTTAACTGATGAGGAAcgtataatattattgaaaTATGATAGTGATGCTTTTGTTAGATATAATGTATGCattgatttatatatgaaacaaataattaaaaattataatgaatttttatctCAAAAAACTAAAGAAGCTAATGGATTAGAACACTCTTTAACTCCAGTTAGTGAAGATTTTATTAATGCAATTAAACACTTATTAGAAGATAAACATTCCGATCCAGGATTTAAAGCATACATTATTGCATTACCACGTGAtagatatataatgaaCTATATTAAAGAAGTTGATCCAATTATTTTAGCAGATACTAaagattatatatataaacaaatggGTAACAGATTAAATCCAATACTTTTTAGCATATTCCAAGATACTGAAAGCAAAGCAAATGATATGACTCACTTTAAAGACGAATCATATGTTGATTTTGATCAATTAAATATGAGAAAATTAAGAAACTCTATTATGGTAATGTTAAGTAAAGCTCAATATCCACATatgttaaaatatgttaaggATCAAGCTCAATCCCCATACCCATCTAATTGGTTAGCTAGTTTGTCAGCATCTGCCTATTTCACAGGAGATGactattataatttatatgacaaaacatataatctttctaaaaatgatgaattaCTTTTACAAGAATGGTTAAAAACAGTCTCAAGATCAGATAGAAGCGATATTTACAATATCatcaaaaaattagaaactgaaatattaaaagataGTAAAAACCCAAATAATATCAGAGCTGTATATTTACCATTTACATCTAATTTAAGAGCCTTTAATGATATATCAGGTAAAGGATACAAATTAATGGCAGATGTTATTATGAAAGTTGACAAATTTAATCCTATGGTTGCAACACAATTATGTGATCCATTTAAATTATGGAACAAATTGGACTTAAAAAGACAAGCTTTGATGCATGATGAAATGAACAGAATGTTGAGCATGGACAATATTTCTCCAAACTTGAAGGAATATTTACTTAgattaacaaataaaatgtaa
- a CDS encoding V-type proton ATPase catalytic subunit A, putative has product MTKNVTENEEPGIVYKVAGSLVIAENMSGTRMYELAKVGWNKLVGEIIRLEGNYAYIQVYEDTSGLSVGDPVTKTGNALSVELGPGILNNIYDGIQRPLERIANACGDVYIFKGIDMTALDHEKQWDFYANKELKLNDIVTGGDIFGYVDENKLFKEHKIMAPPNAKGRLTYIAPDGSYSLKDKIFELEYQGKKYTYGLSHLWPVRDPRPVLEKVTGDTLLLTGQRVLDSLFPTVQGGTCAIPGAFGCGKTCVSQALSKYSNSEVIIYVGCGERGNEMAEILSDFPELTTRVGNEDIGIMQRTCLVANTSNMPVAAREASIYTGITLCEYFRDMGYNATMMADSTSRWAEALREISGRLAEMPADSGYPAYLGARLASFYERAGKVKCIGSPSRSGSITIVGAVSPPGGDFSDPVTTSTMSIVQAFWGLDKKLAQRKHFPSVNWSTSFSKYVRQLEQYFDNFDPDFLSLRKKISDILQQESDLNDIVQLVGKDSLSEDQKVVMEVAKIIREDFLQQNAFSDYDYMCPLQKTVGMMRIICHFYVQCLRTLQEYDSRERKIGWGSIYNTLRPTINKITHMKFESPKNSDEYFKKYFKALEEEITTGLRNLAEK; this is encoded by the coding sequence ATGACGAAAAATGTAACTGAAAATGAAGAGCCTGGAATAGTGTATAAGGTTGCAGGGTCGTTAGTTATTGCCGAGAATATGAGCGGCACACGAATGTACGAATTAGCAAAAGTAGGATGGAATAAATTAGTAGGAGAAATTATAAGATTAGAAGGTAATTATGCTTATATACAAGTATATGAAGATACATCTGGATTATCTGTAGGAGATCCTGTAACTAAAACAGGAAATGCTTTATCTGTAGAATTAGGCCCAggaatattaaataatatatatgatggTATACAAAGGCCATTAGAAAGAATTGCAAATGCTTGTGGtgatgtttatatatttaaaggtATAGACATGACTGCATTAGATCATGAAAAACAATGGGATTTTTATgcaaataaagaattaaaacTTAATGATATAGTTACTGGTGGAGATATATTTGGATATGtcgatgaaaataaattatttaaagaacataaaattatggCCCCACCAAATGCTAAAGGGCGACTCACTTATATTGCACCAGATGGttcatattcattaaaggataaaatatttgaattaGAATATCagggaaaaaaatacacataTGGTTTATCACATTTATGGCCAGTTAGAGATCCAAGACCAGTTTTAGAAAAAGTTACAGGAgatacattattattaacagGTCAGAGAGTTTTAGATTCCTTATTTCCAACAGTACAAGGAGGTACTTGTGCTATTCCAGGGGCATTTGGTTGTGGTAAAACATGTGTATCACAAGCTTTgtcaaaatattcaaacAGTGaagttattatatatgttggTTGTGGTGAGAGAGGTAATGAAATGGCAGAAATTTTATCTGACTTCCCAGAATTAACTACTAGAGTTGGGAATGAAGATATTGGTATTATGCAAAGAACTTGTTTAGTAGCTAATACATCTAATATGCCTGTCGCAGCTCGTGAAGCTAGTATATATACGGGTATAACATTATGTGAATATTTTCGTGATATGGGTTATAATGCAACTATGATGGCTGATAGTACTAGTAGATGGGCAGAAGCTTTAAGAGAAATATCAGGACGTTTAGCTGAAATGCCAGCAGATAGTGGTTATCCTGCCTATTTAGGTGCTCGATTAGCATCTTTTTATGAACGTGCAGGTAAAGTTAAATGCATTGGATCACCTTCACGTAGTGGTTCAATTACTATTGTTGGTGCTGTATCACCACCAGGTGGAGATTTCTCAGATCCAGTAACAACTTCTACTATGTCAATTGTACAAGCCTTTTGGGGAttagataaaaaattagcTCAAAGAAAACATTTCCCTTCTGTTAATTGGTCAACatctttttcaaaatatgttaGACAATTAGAACAATATTTTGACAATTTCGACCCAGACTTTTTAtctttaagaaaaaaaataagtgaTATATTACAACAAGAAAGTGATCTTAATGATATTGTACAGCTAGTTGGAAAAGATTCCTTATCAGAAGATCAAAAAGTTGTTATGGAAGTTGCAAAAATAATCAGAGAAGATTTCTTACAACAAAATGCTTTTAGTGATTATGATTACATGTGCCCATTACAAAAAACTGTAGGTATGATGAGAATTATATGCCATTTTTATGTCCAATGTTTAAGAACATTACAAGAATATGATTCAAGAGAAAGAAAGATAGGATGGGGTTCAATTTATAACACATTACGTCCTAccattaataaaattaccCACATGAAATTTGAATCTCCCAAAAACTCAGATGAGTATTTTAAGAAATACTTTAAAGCTTTAGAAGAAGAAATAACAACTGGATTGAGGAATCTAGCTGAGAAATAA
- a CDS encoding malonyl CoA-acyl carrier protein transacylase, putative — translation MHLKTYYLFIIILKIIILNFEKYKCFLLKKKVPIIFDLIENRKNKFNNIRKLIIKDKCSTDVVIDNILKFSENENYIQKKLNEFKKYRLSTYSSKYTFFFPGQGEQYLSMGLDTYNNYKESKELYERASKILGYNLMEVIQNGPIEKLTDSEIAQPAIYTVSMAAYEKLKKENYDITQKLNLCMGYSLGEYSALACSGALSFDEGVYLTKERGKAMQNCAKLHNMSTIAIVGLTIDNIHKLIDDVNNKMNDDIFIVSYMTEKKFGLCGKPESMEYLNKLAKEKYKALFTKKLQISGAFHSSYMFPAKKTLENILNQIQLKKLHVPIISNVDGCAYNDPSIIKDLLLLQLTSPIKINECLENVLKNGYEVGYELGPGTINTNLLRDVSKKKKTATPYI, via the coding sequence ATGCATTTgaaaacatattatttattcataataattttaaaaataataatactgaattttgaaaaatataaatgttttctattaaaaaaaaaggttcCAATAATATTTGATTTAATAGAAAAccgaaaaaataaatttaataatattaggaaattgataataaaagataaatgCAGCACCGATGTAGTTATAGacaacattttaaaatttagtgaaaatgaaaactatatacaaaagaaattaaatgaatttaaaaaatatagactTTCAACGTATAGTTctaaatatacattttttttcccaGGACAAGGAGAACAATATTTATCTATGGGCTTAGAtacttataataattataaggagtcaaaagaattatatgaacgggcaagtaaaatattaggatataatttaatggAAGTAATTCAAAATGGACcaatagaaaaattaacagATTCTGAAATTGCACAACCAGCTATATATACTGTTTCTATGGCtgcatatgaaaaattaaaaaaggaaaattatgatataacccaaaaattaaatttatgtatGGGTTATTCTTTAGGGGAATATTCGGCATTAGCTTGTTCTGGGGCATTGTCTTTTGATGAAGGGGTATATTTAACAAAAGAAAGAGGAAAGGCAATGCAAAATTGTGCTAAATTACATAATATGTCAACTATAGCAATTGTTGGTTTAACTAttgataatatacataaattaattGATGACGttaataacaaaatgaacgatgatatttttatcgtTAGTTATATgacagaaaaaaaatttggtTTATGTGGAAAACCCGAAAGTATGGAATATCTTAACAAATTAgctaaagaaaaatataaagcactttttacaaaaaaattgcaaaTATCGGGAGCATTCCATTCTTCTTATATGTTTCCtgcaaaaaaaactttagaaaatatattaaatcaaatacaattaaaaaaattacatgtTCCAATAATATCAAATGTAGATGGTTGCGCATATAATGATCCTTCCATAATTAAGGATCTATTGCTTTTACAATTAACTAGTccaattaaaattaatgaatgcttagaaaatgttttaaaaaatggatatgaAGTTGGTTATGAATTGGGTCCAGGTACAATTAACACAAACCTTTTAAGGGAtgtatcaaaaaaaaagaaaacagcaacaccatatatatag
- a CDS encoding GYF domain-containing protein, putative codes for MIKTKKMDMNLYIHSIEVELNELEKCMNNAHEEKEDNIIYGLHIKVENDKNDIKNGIGNEKIYETPWYICIKNGINEMCMMSYEMNISHAFNILDSNETQVLLLYILRKDMKTEKVEYIHRHELNIKDKKYYDKNNCIYFENNTIKGKIKLYLKNGIIYNHLLDKIKSDEYYKDILLKKGIKDKNEEPLKNEKIDHENKNSSENFMEKPSQDDNDFLRNKNITNDFNEILNARKTLYWVYLDDDNNEQGPFNSQTIFNWILNEYFEDNTLIRLHDKKKFYKLYEIIDCIEKNVLLNPQNEGVPNKDADEEIAEHAKGGDCEKVDDDCSNESPKNEYAEEKERPIEDCNVVKIKKNDIGAKCINDKNKKSGKKKSKQVKVLKRELKKIKEEMVKLKENNSNEMLKNEKIYEKGKTIFRQNNDIIKNEYENKENSKKSEDYNEILNNFNDENKNLDIQTIVQNLLNNTNYNNYEKDYDKNDQFEKSSNNVYKKNYENIEKSFNDYNIQDYYEKKKGIEIVMSSINQAQECILNIRKKKVYSYLNRIINLTIRDQSIYINNDETKLDYSEYLDFENNPQNFNIQSNANYVKCLDKYKPTMITQNDNNNENCILKCSGKNSGTNFYIKSINQFEDHSIGNSKNCKSKTGNDEFKSKNYISEINGNKKNKSNKSKVEETTTICFNISGKNSDVKYSYNVSYNELLKKILFIQSTIKKWLKKRQQWKVYNLNKSVNESLNKIKNVNNSIHNDIYHKKMDYEQSNGKIEKNKIRNCLLFNNYKNKNSHCEFKTAIDTYKPYYNISDQKEQGTNNKIDQDINSKVYSILQKENIIPNEFISIDNIRNRNKKEEDSRFCKLRNADYIFKKIQDMNKYYITETGNSYNKNFNVPLNKHENKRHEKEEQNMSLKREHTETANEIYNIKSDNVNIDSNQTNINKSMNFHKFSDVLNKYKNYHINENNIDENIDNFKNYKSFLNNLNKYNYTKDKEDINIVDKMDKLFKRAA; via the exons atgattaaaacaaaaaaaatggacaTGAATTTATACATTCATAGTATTGAAGTAGAACTGAATGAACTTGAGAAATGTATGAACAATGCTcatgaagaaaaagaagataatataatttatggtttacatataaaagtagaaaatgacaaaaatgatataaaaaacggaattggaaatgaaaaaatatatgaaacaCCATGGTAcatttgtattaaaaatgggATTAATGAAATGTGTATGATGTCTTATGAAATGAATATTTCCCACGCTTTTAACATACTGGATAGTAATGAAAct caAGTTCTCCTTTTGTATATACTTCGAAAAGATATGAAGACGGAAAAAGTAGAATACATTCATAGGCACGAGTTAAATATAAAGgataagaaatattatgacaaaaataattgtatttattttgaaaataatacaataaagggaaaaataaaattatatttaaaaaatggaataatatataaccaTTTAttagataaaataaagtcAGACGAATATTATAAGGACatacttttaaaaaagggaataaaagataaaaatgagGAGCCgttgaaaaatgaaaaaatagatcacgaaaataaaaatagttccGAAAATTTTATGGAAAAACCAAGTCAAGATGACAATGACtttttaagaaataaaaatataacaaatgaTTTTAACGAAATTTTGAATGCCCGTAAAACATTATATTGGGTATATTTAGATGACGACAATAATGAACAAGGTCCATTTAACAGTCAAACGATTTTTAATTGGatattaaatgaatattttgaagACAATACATTGATAAGATTacatgataaaaaaaagttttacaaattatatgaaattattgattgtatagaaaaaaatgtattactAAATCCACAAAATGAGGGTGTGCCAAATAAAGACGCAGATGAAGAAATCGCTGAACATGCAAAGGGTGGTGATTGTGAAAAAGTAGATGACGATTGTTCGAACGAATCcccaaaaaatgaatatgcaGAGGAAAAAGAAAGACCTATTGAAGATTGCAATGttgtgaaaataaaaaaaaatgatattggTGCTAAATgcataaatgataaaaataagaaaagtgggaaaaaaaaaagcaaacaagtaaaagttttaaaaagagagctaaaaaaaataaaagaagaaatGGTTAAACTTaaggaaaataattcaaatgaaATGCTGaagaatgaaaaaatatatgaaaaagggAAAACTATTTTTAGACAAAACaatgatataattaaaaatgaatatgaaaataaagaaaatagtaaaaaaagtgaagattataatgaaattttaaacaattttaatgatgagaataaaaatttggatATACAAACTATCGTTCAAAATTTGCTTAATAATACTAACtacaataattatgaaaaagatTATGATAAGAATGACcaatttgaaaaatcatcaaataatgtttataaaaaaaattatgaaaatatagaaaaatcatttaatgattataatatacaagattattatgaaaaaaaaaaaggaattgAAATAGTTATGAGTAGTATAAATCAAGCTCAAGAgtgtatattaaatattagaaaaaaaaaagtatattcatatttaaatagaattattaatttaactATTCGTGATCAATCgatttatattaacaatgATGAAACAAAATTAGATTATAGTGAATATTTAGATTTTGAAAACAATCctcaaaattttaatattcaaAGTAATGCTAATTATGTGAAATGTCTTGATAAGTATAAGCCCACTATGATTAcacaaaatgataataataatgaaaattgcatattaaaatgttCAGGCAAAAATAGTGGAACcaatttttacataaaatcTATAAACCAATTTGAAGATCATTCAATTGGAAATTCGAAGAATTGTAAGTCTAAGACTGGAAATGATGAatttaaaagtaaaaattatattagtGAAATAAATGGGAATAAAAAGAACAAAAGTAATAAAAGCAAAGTAGAAGAAACAACTAcaatatgttttaatatttctgGAAAAAATTCTGATGttaaatattcttataATGTGAGttataatgaattattaaaaaaaatattatttatacaaagTACCATCAAAAAGtggttaaaaaaaagacaacAGTGGAAAGTGTATAATCTAAATAAATCTGTAAATGAAAgtttgaataaaataaaaaatgttaataacTCAATACACaatgatatatatcataaaaaaatggattatGAACAATCTAATggtaaaattgaaaaaaataaaataagaaattgcttactttttaataattataagaaCAAAAATTCACATTGTGAATTTAAGACAGCAATTGATACATATAAaccatattataatatttccgATCAAAAAGAACAGggaacaaataataaaattgatcAAGATATTAATTCGAAAGTTTATtcaattttacaaaaagaGAATATTATACcaaatgaatttataagCATTGACAACATACGAAATAGGaataaaaaggaagaaGATTCAcgattttgtaaattacGAAATGctgattatatttttaaaaaaattcaagatatgaataaatattatatcacAGAAACAGGTAATTCTTAcaacaaaaattttaatgtaCCACTTAATAAgcatgaaaataaaagacacgaaaaagaagaacaaaatatgtCTCTTAAAAGAGAGCATACTGAAACGGCTAACGAAATTTACAATATTAAAAGTGATAATGTAAATATCGATTCAAACCagacaaatataaataagagTATGAATTTTCACAAATTTTCAGACGttttaaataagtataaaaattatcatattaacgaaaataatatagatgaaaatatagataattttaaaaattacaaaagttttttaaataatttaaacaaatataattatacaaaagATAAAGAAGATATTAATATAGTGGACAAAATGGATAAGTTATTCAAAAGAGCCGCTTAA